Proteins encoded in a region of the Panicum hallii strain FIL2 chromosome 3, PHallii_v3.1, whole genome shotgun sequence genome:
- the LOC112886270 gene encoding uncharacterized protein LOC112886270 isoform X2, with product MVSFNIFNSEEEGPAASAVMLKFELIYAPTLDNGSEIQSSSVASSAAVHEFRIPRRALLGLHSYCPVHFDAFHAVLVDLTLHIVYLKAGATKPSLKVPDQGLGPTSYHIVKALLTSRKMLLEELKKISDAIGKRIEDLDGADLNLGKYESVNPTNSGLPNSSKVFPATGKGVGQLAGILHEFLERPNDVVNGTEDSMLYTLPKEELLELFLTVSGQLSLLWNAFLKFHRINKTKILDYLHDVWAIDRKAEWSIWTVHSKIEIPHRYLRSMNDDSSHRHSLLRVSGSRKFHDDPVQNSASRAELHRKSIAQMKINTQSVQDMHIYADPSRVPVVLIEQHVMVVPQHGSSKDLALDASEQTDTIVLPKLQGDSLAPKSSSGKKSGRILRAIIFVHGFQGHHLDLRLVRNQWLLLDPGADCLMSEANEDKTSGDFKEMGSRLAGEVVAFLKKKMDKLSRYGGCKELKLSFVGHSIGNIIIRSALAEPALQPYLKNLYTYMSISGPHLGYWYSSNSLFNSGLWLLKKLKGAQCIHQLTFSDDQDPQNTYFYKLCKLKTLENFKNIILLSSPQDGYVPYHSARIELCPAASSDTSKKGQVFTEMLNNCLDQIRAPSSDTRIFMRCDVNFDQSNQGRSLNTMIGRAAHIEFLETDLYAKFIMWSFPDLFR from the exons ATGGTGTCTTTCAACATATTCAACAGTGAAGAAGAG GGTCCAGCAGCTTCAGCTGTGATGTTGAAGTTCGAGCTGATTTATGCCCCGACACTTGACAATGG GTCTGAGATTCAATCTTCTAGTGTCGCATCTTCAGCAGCTGTGCATGAATTTAGGATCCCACGCAGAGCTCTCCTGGGTCTACACTCCTACTGTCCGGTTCACTTTGATGCGTTCCACGCTGTGCTTGTTGATCTGACGTTACATATAGTGTACCTGAAAGCTGGTGCAACTAAACCATCATTGAAG GTACCAGACCAAGGTTTAGGTCCTACGTCATATCACATTGTAAAGGCGTTATTAACTTCTAGGAAAATGTTGCttgaagaattgaagaaaatcAGTGATGCTATTGGTAAGAGAATAGAGGATTTAGATGGTGCTGACTTGAATCTTGGTAAATATGAGTCAGTTAATCCGACAAATTCCGGGCTACCTAATTCCAGTAAAGTGTTCCCTGCAACTGGCAAGGGTGTTGGACAGTTGGCTGGAATTTTACATGAATTTTTAGAG AGACCCAATGATGTGGTTAATGGTACAGAAGATTCTATGCTGTATACTCTTCCCAAGGAAGAGCTGTTAGAATTGTTTCTAACTGTGAGCGGCCAACTTTCACTTCTATGGAATGCATTCTTGAAATTTCATAG GATAAACAAAACAAAGATATTGGACTACTTGCATGATGTTTGGGCTATTGACAGGAAGGCAGAATGGTCAATATGGACTGTTCACTCAAAAATTGAGATCCCTCATCGCTATTTGCGGAGTATGAATGATGACTCATCTCACCGTCATTCCCTTCTTAGAGTTTCTGGTTCAAGGAAGTTCCATGATGAT CCTGTACAGAACTCTGCTTCACGAGCTGAACTACATAGGAAAAGCATAGCACAGATGAAG ATCAATACACAGTCTGTTCAAGATATGCACATATATGCTGATCCTTCACGTGTTCCTGTTGTTCTTATAGAACAACATGTCATGGTTGTTCCGCAGCATGGTTCCAGCAAGGATCTGGCTCTGGATGCTTCGGAACAAACAGATACTATTGTGCTACCTAAACTACAAGGAGACTCTTTGGCACCCAAAAGTAGTTCTGGTAAAAAAAGTGGACGCATCTTGCGAGCCATCATTTTTGTGCATGGTTTTCAG GGTCACCATTTGGATTTACGTCTTGTTAGAAATCAATGGCTTCTATTGGATCCTGGAGCTGATTGCCTAATGTCTGAGGCTAATGAAGATAAAACATCTGGAGACTTCAAAGAAATGGGTAGCAGGCTGGCTGGGGAAGTAGTTGCCTTCCTGAAAAAGAAAATGGATAAGCTTTCAAGATATGGAGGCTGCAAAGAGCTGAAGTTAAGTTTTGTTGGTCATTCCATTGGGAACATCATCATTAGAAGTGCCCTGGCAG AGCCTGCATTACAACCATACTTGAAGAATCTCTACACTTACATGTCAATATCAGGGCCTCATTTGGGTTACTGGTACAGTTCAAATTCTTTGTTCAATTCTGGACTCTGGCTGCTAAAAAAGCTCAAGGGAgcacagtgcatccatcaactgACTTTTAGTGATGATCAAGACCCCCAGAATACGTACTTTTATAAGCTCTGCAAG TTAAAAACATTGGAGAACTTCAAAAATATCATATTGCTGTCGTCACCACAG GATGGTTATGTGCCATATCATTCCGCGAGAATTGAGCTCTGCCCAGCTGCATCATCTGACACCTCAAAGAAGGGCCAAGTCTTCACAGAAATGCTCAATAACTGCTTAGATCAGATCCGTGCGCCATCATCTGACACCCGGATATTCATGCGCTGTGATGTGAATTTCGACCAGTCCAATCAAGGTCGAAGCCTAAACACTATGATTGGCAGAGCTGCCCACATCGAGTTCCTGGAGACTGacctctacgccaagttcatcATGTGGTCTTTCCCTGACCTATTCCGATGA
- the LOC112886050 gene encoding uncharacterized protein LOC112886050: protein MPVTDYQGSTSSPFSFGRSLLSLRRDTAMPSGEEADLEAFQRHVAATLAELLPGGEAGGDAAAGGEEFLSVAWIRRLLEAFVICQEEFRVVVAQARRRGALPAAAEKMVAEFHERAVKALDVCNAARDGVDQVRRWERLADIAASVLRGPAEIHEGQLRRARKALSDLSGLLVDDTAASGSGGVASFLASHRNRSFGRARASPSRSAVASATASASSSHFRSLSWSVSRTWSAARQLQAIGAGLAAPRAHEAGLAAPVYSMGCVLHLAAWALVAAVPCPDRGTALQAHHLPAAPPRAAFPWAPPLLSLQERLAEEGKRKDRRHACGLLKEIHSLEKSTQKLAEAIDAAPIPLFGDRETDVREAAAELAAVCEAMRDGLEPLEKQVREVFHRIVRSRVDGLDSSMHNAD, encoded by the coding sequence ATGCCGGTGACGGACTACCAGGGCTCAACCTCCTCGCCCTTCTCCTTCGGCCGCTCGCTGCTCTCGCTACGCAGGGACACCGCCATGCCGTCGGGCGAGGAGGCCGACCTCGAGGCGTTCCAGCGCCACGTCGCGGCCACCCTCGCGGAGCTGCTCCCCGGGGGCGAGGCGGGAGGGGACGCAGCCGCCGGGGGCGAGGAGTTCCTCTCCGTCGCGTGGATCCGGCGCCTGCTCGAGGCCTTCGTCATCTGCCAGGAGGAGTTCCGGGTCGTGGTGGCCcaggcgcgccgccgcggggcgcTGCCCGCGGCGGCCGAGAAGATGGTGGCCGAGTTCCACGAGCGCGCCGTCAAGGCGCTCGACGTCTGCAACGCGGCGCGCGACGGCGTCGACCAGGTGCGCCGCTGGGAGCGCCTCGCCGACATCGCGGCCTCCGTGCTGCGGGGGCCCGCCGAGATCCACGAGGGCCAGCTCCGCCGCGCGCGCAAGGCGCTCTCCGACCTCTCCGGGCTCCTCGTCGACGACACCGCGGCgtccggcagcggcggcgtcgCGTCCTTCCTGGCCTCCCACCGCAACCGCTCCttcggccgcgcgcgcgcgtcccCGTCCCGCTCTGCGGTCGCCAGCGCCacggcctcggcctcctcctcccACTTCCGCTCCCTATCGTGGAGCGTGTCCCGCACTTGGTCCGCCGCGCGGCAGCTGCAGGCCATCGGggccggcctcgccgcgccgcgcgcgcacgaggCGGGCCTCGCGGCGCCGGTCTACTCCATGGGCTGCGTGCTCCACCTCGCCGCGTGGGCGCTCGTCGCCGCCGTCCCGTGCCCGGACCGTGGCACCGCGCTCCAGGCGCACCACCTGCCCGCCGCGCCACCGCGCGCCGCGTTCCCCTGGGCGCCGCCTCTCCTCTCCCTGCAAGAACGCCTAGCCGAGGAGGGGAAGCGCAAGGACAGGCGCCATGCTTGTGGTCTGCTCAAAGAGATCCATTCGCTCGAGAAGTCCACGCAGAAGCTCGCCGAAGCAATTGACGCAGCCCCCATCCCGCTCTTTGGTGACAGAGAGACCGATGTGCGGGAGGCTGCAGCAGAGCTCGCTGCCGTGTGTGAGGCCATGAGGGATGGTCTGGAGCCACTGGAAAAGCAGGTGCGCGAGGTGTTCCACCGCATTGTGCGCAGCCGTGTCGATGGTCTTGATTCGTCCATGCACAATGCCGATTGA
- the LOC112885883 gene encoding tubby-like F-box protein 14: MSFRSIVRDVRDGFGSLSRRGFEVKLLGHRRGKSHGAVHELRDPAPVIQSSCWANLPPELLRDVIERLEASEATWPNRKNVVSCAAVCRTWREMCKEIVKNPEFSGKITFPVSLKQPGPRDATLQCFIKRDKSTQTYYLYLCLSTAVLVESGKFLLCAKRTSRPTCTEYTIFMNSENISRSSKMYIGKLRSNLLGTKFAIYDTQPPCNVAQPGKTSRRFYSRKVSPKVSSSSYNIAQVSYELNVLGTRGPRRMNCVMHSIPASSLEAGGTVPCQPDSVLTRSLDESFGSISFSKSSVVDHSMRFGSTRFSEVSMSSHRIGDMALGDNDECKERPLVLRNKAPRWHEQLQCWCLNFRGRVTVASVKNFQLVAATQPAAGDPTPSQAVPAPPPEHEKVILQFGKVAKDMFTMDFRYPLSAFQAFAICLSSFDTKLACE, encoded by the exons ATGTCGTTCCGCAGCATTGTGCGTGATGTAAGGGATGGTTTTGGGAGCTTGTCTCGAAGAGGGTTCGAGGTGAAGCTTCTCGGCCACCGCAGAGGGAAATCTCATGGTGCTGTCCACGAGTTGCGTGATCCAGCCCCGGTGATCCAGAGCAGTTGCTGGGCTAATTTGCCCCCTGAATTGCTTCGAGATGTGATTGAGAGGTTGGAGGCCAGTGAAGCAACATGGCCTAATAGGAAGAACGTGGTTTCTTGCGCGGCTGTTTGTCGAACCTGGAGAGAGATGTGCAAAGAGATTGTTAAGAATCCAGAATTTTCTGGAAAAATCACTTTCCCTGTGTCCCTGAAGCAG CCTGGGCCTCGAGATGCAACTCTCCAGTGCTTCATCAAAAGGGATAAATCTACCCAAACATACTACCTGTATCTGTGTCTTAGCACAG CTGTGCTTGTTGAAAGTGGCAAGTTCCTCCTATGCGCAAAACGAACCTCCCGTCCAACCTGTACAGAATATACAATATTTATGAATTCTGAAAATATATCTAGGTCGAGCAAGATGTACATTGGAAAGCTGAG GTCAAATCTCCTCGGCACAAAGTTTGCAATATATGATACCCAGCCTCCATGCAATGTAGCACAGCCAGGGAAAACAAGCCGTAGGTTCTACTCCAGGAAAGTGTCACCAAAAGTCTCTTCCAGCTCCTACAACATAGCACAGGTTTCATATGAGCTGAATGTCTTGGGAACTCGGGGCCCGAGGCGGATGAACTGTGTTATGCACTCCATTCCTGCCTCATCCCTTGAGGCTGGAGGCACTGTTCCATGCCAGCCAGACAGTGTCCTCACCCGCTCCCTTGACGAGTCATTTGGTAGCATTTCCTTCTCCAAGTCATCTGTTGTGGATCATTCCATGCGTTTCGGCAGCACAAGATTCTCTGAAGTCTCAATGAGCAGCCACAGGATTGGAGACATGGCATTGGGTGACAATGATGAATGCAAGGAGAGGCCATTGGTTCTCCGTAACAAGGCCCCAAGATGGCACGAGCAATTGCAGTGCTGGTGCCTCAATTTTAGGGGCAGAGTGACTGTCGCATCCGTCAAGAACTTCCAGCTTGTAGCCGCAACACAGCCTGCTGCTGGAGACCCAACCCCGTCGCAGGCTGTCCCAGCACCGCCACCGGAGCATGAAAAGGTGATCCTGCAATTCGGGAAGGTGGCCAAGGATATGTTCACAATGGACTTCCGTTATCCGCTCTCAGCCTTCCAGGCCTTCGCAATCTGCCTGAGCAGCTTTGACACCAAACTGGCCTGCGAATAA
- the LOC112887334 gene encoding uncharacterized protein LOC112887334, translating into MSQILLRRLSAHSHVVRGLGCRRLSSAVHGGGGERRRASAPPPQDEESRAVRVSVWWDFENCNIPNGINVCRVAPRVSAALRAAGIRGPLSITAFGDVLQLARSSQEALAATGVSISHVPRNGKNSSDRSFMVDLVYWVAQNPPPVHFFLISGDSDFANLLHRLRMSNYNVLLACPSSTTSVLCSAATVMWPWDALVKGEDFSPKRFNHPPDGLHGSWYGHYKGALDNPFLEKESTEPIKVPSDSQHCSVPSDSKHCSIPKSVSNAIMEALRPHPEGLSLSYLRSELVKNNVFRGTDFFGHKKFSCFLRSMPDIVELVDPPPGKNEPYVILVSKGLLQPGEGSSKALSSAQGNVSENNITGTAQNDKKHPSLMSTPEVNSKPLSSCQSIERSKSFTETVIGYPPTFSVSSSPLVLLSEDRKKYQTADVSAQTESPAKHMEVDEGTTPGIPSSSGVENVVNKDGLLKRIRILWNGPDNAKPEVSQNCESTSAEVVDGLRIPLQEHHADRCIKLLRRIHKNASKSDHSDGTNSTAAVSGNLPISSDDDNSERIKRDPSFLENPEPCSRSASVSMGKAGEKDSSEMNKGLFSWASRWWTFGKSYADNNTTNSNVADEPIDSIEEFESSNASTCGRGQQVVNEIFAKAHLWDLLEQQLSKRLGSELVLKAKTRGELAHGLQKLGCWPLKGLFEKDLHHLVHLLISEKKWIEETSSRPFPFRLTLPQKRTCVPSNSSKSTALSSIFVNGKPQKGKYLDDKNKKSKPLTREEILSDCHKLLNELLSQHKYGFNISIFKHRFTQKHGYELDHQKLGYPDLASLLQIMPGARIKFPRVLPAENENGRAGSKGSGNHNNGDDLIWEELGPVSATTETAAAEVDKEMCYRPPTPSDDEFSDNDSQADQKARGNAEHSSLLQIIDSWNSSKDDGSNKKSQDIDGLVDCSTRNPGYLDNQAAGNMQRSTRPSQKQYSFVSDSEEDKEKDKLVESVLGSLQKARSSRLCN; encoded by the exons ATGTCGCagatcctcctccgccgcctctccGCGCACTCCCACGTCGTCCGCGGTCTCGGGTGTCGCCGCCTCAGCTCCGCAGTCcacggcggcgggggcgagaggcggcgggcctcggccccgccgccgcaggaCGAGGAGAGCCGGGCGGTGCGGGTGTCGGTGTGGTGGGACTTCGAGAACTGCAACATCCCCAACGGCATCAACGTCTGCCGCGTCGCCCCGCGCGTGTCCGCTGCCCTCCGCGCCGCGGGCATCCGCGGGCCGCTCTCCATCACCGCCTTCGGTGACGTGCTGCAGCTCGCGCGGTCCTCGCAGGAGGCGCTCGCCGCTACGGGCGTCTCCATCTCCCACGTCCCACGCA ATGGGAAGAATAGTTCTGACCGTTCCTTTATGGTTGATCTTGTCTACTGGGTTGCTCAGAACCCTCCACCAGTTCATTTTTTCCTTATATCTGGGGATAGTGATTTTGCAAACCTCTTGCATCGATTGCGAATGAGCAACTACAATGTACTGCTTGCTTGTCCTAGTAGTACTACCAGTGTACTGTGCAGCGCAGCAACAGTTATGTGGCCTTGGGATGCTTTAGTTAAAGGGGAGGATTTCTCACCTAAACGTTTTAACCACCCACCGGATGGTTTACATGGATCTTGGTATGGTCACTACAAAGGAGCCCTGGATAATCCCTTCCTGGAGAAGGAATCAACGGAACCCATCAAGGTACCATCTGATTCCCAGCATTGTTCAGTACCATCTGATAGCAAGCATTGCTCAATCCCCAAATCTGTAAGCAATGCAATTATGGAGGCACTACGTCCACATCCTGAAGGGCTGAGCCTCTCATATCTCCGATCTGAGCTTGTGAAGAATAATGTTTTTCGGGGCACAGATTTCTTTGGCCACAAGAAATTCTCTTGCTTTCTCCGATCAATGCCAGATATTGTTGAATTGGTAGATCCTCCACCTGGTAAAAACGAGCCATATGTAATTTTGGTCAGCAAAGGCCTGCTGCAGCCTGGTGAAGGAAGTTCTAAGGCCCTTAGCTCAGCCCAAGGTAATGTCAGTGAGAATAACatcaccggaacagcacaaaATGATAAGAAGCATCCATCTTTGATGTCAACCCCTGAAGTAAATTCAAAGCCACTAAGTTCTTGTCAAAGTATTGAAAGGAGCAAAAGCTTCACAGAGACTGTAATTGGATATCCACCTACATTTTCTGTCTCATCTTCCCCATTGGTTTTGCTGTCTGAGGACCGAAAGAAGTACCAAACTGCTGATGTGAGTGCACAGACAGAGTCACCAGCAAAACACATGGAAGTTGACGAAGGGACTACCCCTGGAATTCCCTCTTCCTCAGGGGTGGAAAATGTTGTTAACAAAGATGGACTCCTTAAAAGGATCCGGATATTGTGGAATGGCCCTGATAATGCCAAGCCTGAGGTTTCTCAAAATTGTGAAAGCACTTCTGCTGAAGTGGTTGATGGTTTGCGAATACCTCTGCAGGAGCATCATGCTGATCGCTGTATAAAGCTTTTGAGGAGGATCCATAAGAACGCTTCAAAAAGTGACCATTCAGATGGCACCAATAGTACTGCAGCAGTAAGTGGTAATTTGCCAATTTCATCTGATGATGACAATTCTGAAAGAATAAAGAGAGATCCATCATTTCTTGAAAACCCAGAACCATGCAGTAGATCTGCATCTGTTTCCATGGGTAAAGCTGGAGAAAAGGATTCTTCTGAAATGAATAAGGGCTTGTTTAGCTGGGCTTCAAGGTGGTGGACATTTGGAAAATCATATGCAGACAATAATACAACCAACAGCAATGTCGCTGATGAACCAATTGACTCAATTGAAGAATTTGAATCTTCAAATGCTTCAACTTGTGGAAGAGGGCAGCAGGTGGTTAATGAAATATTTGCAAAGGCTCACTTGTGGGATCTTTTGGAGCAACAGTTATCAAAACGTCTTGGGTCTGAGCTTGTTTTGAAAGCGAAGACAAG GGGGGAATTGGCACATGGATTGCAGAAGCTAGGTTGTTGGCCTTTGAAAGGCCTCTTTGAGAAAGATCTGCATCATCTGGTACATTTGTTAATTTCGGAAAAGAAATGGATTGAAGAAACTTCTTCCAGACCTTTCCCTTTCCGTCTTACCCTCCCTCAGAAGAGAACATGTGTTCCATCGAATTCCAGCAAGTCCACTGCTCTTAGTTCCATTTTTGTCAATGGGAAGCCACAGAAGGGCAAATATCTAGAtgataagaataagaaaagcaagCCTCTTACTAGGGAGGAGATACTGTCAGACTGTCACAAGCTGTTGAATGAGCTTCTATCGCAGCATAAATATGGATTCAACATCAGCATTTTCAAGCATCGTTTTACTCAGAAGCATGGATATGAGCTTGATCATCAGAAGCTTGGGTATCCGGACCTTGCATCACTGTTGCAGATTATGCCTGGTGCCAGGATAAAATTCCCAAGGGTTCTACCTGCGGAAAACGAGAATGGGCGGGCTGGCAGCAAGGGAAGTGGAAACCATAACAATGGTGACGACTTGATTTGGGAGGAGCTTGGTCCTGTATCTGCCACTACTGAAACTGCTGCTGCAGAGGTCGATAAGGAAATGTGCTACCGTCCTCCTACTCCTTCAGATGATGAATTCTCGGATAACGACAGTCAAGCGGACCAAAAGGCTAGAGGAAATGCCGAGCATAGCTCACTGCTTCAAATCATTGATTCCTGGAACAGTAGCAAGGATGATGGCTCTAACAAGAAATCTCAAGACATCGACGGGCTTGTGGACTGTTCTACGAGAAACCCAGGTTATCTTGACAATCAGGCTGCAGGGAACATGCAGAGGTCTACAAGGCCATCACAGAAGCAGTACTCTTTTGTGTCGGACTCTGAAGAAGATAAAGAGAAGGATAAGCTGGTTGAGAGTGTCTTGGGCAGTCTGCAAAAGGCGCGGAGCTCAAGATTGTGTAATTGA
- the LOC112886270 gene encoding protein FAM135B-like isoform X1, translating to MFSRMRCLVGGGVQDSPRSAAKRVSPASWRVDTAAAEAAAGAGGKGPVICFRPPDVMETVHEVAIYIHRFHNLDLFQQGWYQMKISAMWEEGGTKTPASPARVVQYEASDVGADDALGVWKIDDVDNSFYTQPFRIKYARQDIYLSVMVSFNIFNSEEEGPAASAVMLKFELIYAPTLDNGSEIQSSSVASSAAVHEFRIPRRALLGLHSYCPVHFDAFHAVLVDLTLHIVYLKAGATKPSLKVPDQGLGPTSYHIVKALLTSRKMLLEELKKISDAIGKRIEDLDGADLNLGKYESVNPTNSGLPNSSKVFPATGKGVGQLAGILHEFLERPNDVVNGTEDSMLYTLPKEELLELFLTVSGQLSLLWNAFLKFHRINKTKILDYLHDVWAIDRKAEWSIWTVHSKIEIPHRYLRSMNDDSSHRHSLLRVSGSRKFHDDPVQNSASRAELHRKSIAQMKINTQSVQDMHIYADPSRVPVVLIEQHVMVVPQHGSSKDLALDASEQTDTIVLPKLQGDSLAPKSSSGKKSGRILRAIIFVHGFQGHHLDLRLVRNQWLLLDPGADCLMSEANEDKTSGDFKEMGSRLAGEVVAFLKKKMDKLSRYGGCKELKLSFVGHSIGNIIIRSALAEPALQPYLKNLYTYMSISGPHLGYWYSSNSLFNSGLWLLKKLKGAQCIHQLTFSDDQDPQNTYFYKLCKLKTLENFKNIILLSSPQDGYVPYHSARIELCPAASSDTSKKGQVFTEMLNNCLDQIRAPSSDTRIFMRCDVNFDQSNQGRSLNTMIGRAAHIEFLETDLYAKFIMWSFPDLFR from the exons ATGTTCAGCCGCATGAGGTgcctcgtcggcggcggcgtccagGACAGCCCGCGCTCAGCGGCCAAGAGGGTCTCGCCGGCGTCGTGGCGGGTGGACACCGCCGCAGCAGAAGCAGCCGCGGGAGCTGGGGGCAAGGGACCGGTGATCTGCTTCAGGCCGCCGGATGTGATGGAGACGGTGCACGAGGTGGCCATTTACATCCACCGCTTCCACAACCTCGATCTGTTCCAGCAGGG ATGGTACCAAATGAAGATTAGTGCAATGTGGGAGGAAGGTGGCACCAAAACACCGGCTTCACCTGCCAGGGTCGTCCAATACGAAG CTTCTGATGTTGGTGCGGACGATGCGCTAGGCGTTTGGAAAATAGATGATGTCGATAATAGCTTCTACACACAACCGTTTCGGATCAAGTATGCGAGACAAGACATCTATCTATCGGTTATGGTGTCTTTCAACATATTCAACAGTGAAGAAGAG GGTCCAGCAGCTTCAGCTGTGATGTTGAAGTTCGAGCTGATTTATGCCCCGACACTTGACAATGG GTCTGAGATTCAATCTTCTAGTGTCGCATCTTCAGCAGCTGTGCATGAATTTAGGATCCCACGCAGAGCTCTCCTGGGTCTACACTCCTACTGTCCGGTTCACTTTGATGCGTTCCACGCTGTGCTTGTTGATCTGACGTTACATATAGTGTACCTGAAAGCTGGTGCAACTAAACCATCATTGAAG GTACCAGACCAAGGTTTAGGTCCTACGTCATATCACATTGTAAAGGCGTTATTAACTTCTAGGAAAATGTTGCttgaagaattgaagaaaatcAGTGATGCTATTGGTAAGAGAATAGAGGATTTAGATGGTGCTGACTTGAATCTTGGTAAATATGAGTCAGTTAATCCGACAAATTCCGGGCTACCTAATTCCAGTAAAGTGTTCCCTGCAACTGGCAAGGGTGTTGGACAGTTGGCTGGAATTTTACATGAATTTTTAGAG AGACCCAATGATGTGGTTAATGGTACAGAAGATTCTATGCTGTATACTCTTCCCAAGGAAGAGCTGTTAGAATTGTTTCTAACTGTGAGCGGCCAACTTTCACTTCTATGGAATGCATTCTTGAAATTTCATAG GATAAACAAAACAAAGATATTGGACTACTTGCATGATGTTTGGGCTATTGACAGGAAGGCAGAATGGTCAATATGGACTGTTCACTCAAAAATTGAGATCCCTCATCGCTATTTGCGGAGTATGAATGATGACTCATCTCACCGTCATTCCCTTCTTAGAGTTTCTGGTTCAAGGAAGTTCCATGATGAT CCTGTACAGAACTCTGCTTCACGAGCTGAACTACATAGGAAAAGCATAGCACAGATGAAG ATCAATACACAGTCTGTTCAAGATATGCACATATATGCTGATCCTTCACGTGTTCCTGTTGTTCTTATAGAACAACATGTCATGGTTGTTCCGCAGCATGGTTCCAGCAAGGATCTGGCTCTGGATGCTTCGGAACAAACAGATACTATTGTGCTACCTAAACTACAAGGAGACTCTTTGGCACCCAAAAGTAGTTCTGGTAAAAAAAGTGGACGCATCTTGCGAGCCATCATTTTTGTGCATGGTTTTCAG GGTCACCATTTGGATTTACGTCTTGTTAGAAATCAATGGCTTCTATTGGATCCTGGAGCTGATTGCCTAATGTCTGAGGCTAATGAAGATAAAACATCTGGAGACTTCAAAGAAATGGGTAGCAGGCTGGCTGGGGAAGTAGTTGCCTTCCTGAAAAAGAAAATGGATAAGCTTTCAAGATATGGAGGCTGCAAAGAGCTGAAGTTAAGTTTTGTTGGTCATTCCATTGGGAACATCATCATTAGAAGTGCCCTGGCAG AGCCTGCATTACAACCATACTTGAAGAATCTCTACACTTACATGTCAATATCAGGGCCTCATTTGGGTTACTGGTACAGTTCAAATTCTTTGTTCAATTCTGGACTCTGGCTGCTAAAAAAGCTCAAGGGAgcacagtgcatccatcaactgACTTTTAGTGATGATCAAGACCCCCAGAATACGTACTTTTATAAGCTCTGCAAG TTAAAAACATTGGAGAACTTCAAAAATATCATATTGCTGTCGTCACCACAG GATGGTTATGTGCCATATCATTCCGCGAGAATTGAGCTCTGCCCAGCTGCATCATCTGACACCTCAAAGAAGGGCCAAGTCTTCACAGAAATGCTCAATAACTGCTTAGATCAGATCCGTGCGCCATCATCTGACACCCGGATATTCATGCGCTGTGATGTGAATTTCGACCAGTCCAATCAAGGTCGAAGCCTAAACACTATGATTGGCAGAGCTGCCCACATCGAGTTCCTGGAGACTGacctctacgccaagttcatcATGTGGTCTTTCCCTGACCTATTCCGATGA